From Thermococcus sp., one genomic window encodes:
- a CDS encoding ACT domain-containing protein — MRHYEIVRIKENGKVELPPGYAYELGIVEGAYFLLEIDTDLNEVHMERIALPGKRLVEVELIVEDKPGVLAKISGLFGKHGANILFSEAEELEGIELAGIVAVIDVSGMSGTLEELRRELEELDVVREVILRPLE, encoded by the coding sequence ATGAGGCACTATGAGATAGTCAGGATAAAGGAGAACGGCAAGGTCGAGCTGCCACCCGGTTATGCGTACGAGCTGGGAATCGTGGAGGGAGCGTACTTCCTTCTGGAGATAGACACCGACCTCAACGAGGTTCACATGGAGCGCATAGCCCTCCCCGGAAAGAGGCTCGTGGAGGTGGAGCTCATAGTGGAGGACAAGCCCGGCGTCCTCGCCAAGATAAGCGGGCTTTTCGGGAAGCACGGGGCGAACATACTCTTCAGCGAGGCCGAAGAGCTTGAGGGGATAGAACTGGCAGGAATAGTTGCGGTCATAGACGTAAGCGGGATGAGCGGCACCCTGGAGGAGCTGAGGAGGGAGCTCGAAGAGCTGGACGTTGTGAGGGAGGTTATCCTAAGACCACTGGAGTAA
- a CDS encoding cation:proton antiporter, with product MEIIGYVFVIIAFARLLAEGFERLGYPGFLGEITAGMILSAILLEMPRDQMLLMAELGLFFLMISAGLEVTPEELHYAGKKTLPLYVVTYLVMLLVTLPFTGWKLNSDALIVAAIISTASAPIVLRLKRFFGEDFIHVALSYAVISEIMSLFIVYVMVRIHETPGDYMPVVESILKDAVFIGVLMYINYIIGIKHKVMIIRFLRRLKSDEAVFGLFMVLSTSLAFISDEIGLHFSIGGFMAGLMMHSDLVGTKQYDRLTTIVSGVTYGIFAPIFFAWRGLNFETELSFVVIEFFVLVYAVRLLLSSALVRHRDVSTSIVRGAGIASFGVLGLLVGEIGFVSGVLSQHMYAMASLASVLGIFTSATLGRAVSNYQSKSSESAA from the coding sequence ATGGAAATCATAGGGTACGTCTTCGTGATCATAGCCTTCGCAAGGCTCTTGGCTGAAGGCTTTGAGAGGCTGGGCTATCCCGGGTTTCTTGGCGAGATAACGGCAGGAATGATACTCAGCGCCATCCTACTGGAGATGCCGAGGGATCAGATGCTCCTCATGGCCGAGCTCGGCCTGTTCTTCCTCATGATCTCGGCAGGCCTTGAGGTGACCCCCGAGGAGCTCCACTACGCCGGGAAGAAGACCCTGCCTCTCTACGTGGTCACGTATCTGGTCATGCTGCTTGTGACCCTGCCCTTCACCGGATGGAAGCTCAACTCCGACGCCCTCATCGTTGCCGCAATAATTTCAACTGCGTCAGCCCCCATAGTCCTGAGACTCAAGAGGTTCTTTGGGGAGGACTTCATCCACGTCGCCCTCTCCTACGCGGTTATAAGCGAGATAATGAGCCTATTCATAGTATACGTGATGGTAAGGATACACGAAACTCCCGGAGACTACATGCCCGTCGTCGAGAGCATACTGAAGGATGCGGTCTTCATAGGCGTCCTCATGTACATCAACTACATAATAGGAATAAAGCACAAGGTCATGATAATACGCTTCCTCCGCAGGCTCAAGAGCGATGAGGCGGTTTTCGGCCTCTTCATGGTGCTTTCAACGTCTCTGGCATTCATCAGCGATGAGATAGGTCTCCACTTCAGTATAGGCGGGTTCATGGCTGGCCTCATGATGCACAGTGACCTGGTCGGAACGAAGCAGTACGACAGGCTCACAACCATCGTCAGCGGCGTTACCTACGGCATCTTCGCCCCGATATTCTTTGCATGGCGCGGCCTTAACTTCGAGACCGAGCTGTCTTTCGTGGTCATAGAGTTCTTCGTCCTCGTGTACGCGGTGAGGCTGCTCCTTTCCTCGGCCCTCGTGAGGCACAGGGATGTTTCAACGTCAATAGTAAGGGGGGCAGGAATAGCCAGCTTCGGCGTTCTTGGCCTGCTCGTCGGTGAAATAGGCTTCGTTTCGGGTGTTCTGAGCCAGCATATGTACGCAATGGCATCCCTCGCCAGCGTCCTTGGAATCTTCACCTCGGCCACTCTGGGAAGGGCGGTCAGCAATTACCAATCGAAATCCTCCGAAAGCGCAGCTTGA
- a CDS encoding pyruvoyl-dependent arginine decarboxylase, producing MSWTTPKRAFIGAAAAEGGTKLNAFDNALLKLGIGNVNLVKLSSVIPAHIEWIDEVHDVPIGMLLPTVYAHIESDEPGMTISAALGIGISEGNEGGLIYEYSGYCTKEEAEEMVRKMVEEGFRQRGWKLAEFKVASASITVKDKPAAAIAAVVMFPY from the coding sequence ATGAGCTGGACAACCCCCAAGAGAGCTTTTATCGGTGCCGCCGCCGCGGAGGGAGGGACCAAGCTCAACGCCTTTGACAACGCACTCCTCAAGCTTGGGATAGGAAACGTAAATCTCGTCAAGCTGAGCAGCGTGATCCCAGCCCACATAGAGTGGATCGATGAGGTTCACGACGTCCCGATAGGGATGCTCCTTCCGACGGTGTATGCCCACATCGAGAGCGACGAGCCGGGCATGACCATCAGCGCCGCCCTGGGGATAGGCATCAGCGAGGGCAACGAGGGAGGCCTCATCTACGAGTACTCCGGCTACTGCACCAAGGAAGAGGCTGAGGAGATGGTCAGGAAGATGGTCGAAGAGGGGTTCAGGCAGAGGGGCTGGAAGCTGGCCGAGTTCAAGGTCGCAAGCGCGAGCATAACCGTTAAGGACAAGCCGGCTGCTGCAATAGCCGCGGTCGTGATGTTCCCCTACTGA
- the speE gene encoding polyamine aminopropyltransferase: MGFNEKERAFIEWYPRGYGVGFKVKERLFETQTKYQRLELYETEGFGKLLVLDGTVQLVEVGEESYHEPLVHPVMLAHPNPRRVLIIGGGDGGTLREVLRHETVEKATMVEIDDGVVEASYLYLDVAKDLLDRLIKNEEQRAELIIGDGVRYLRETEERFDVIIVDSTDPVGPAKLLFSEEFYREAYERLNDPGIYITQAGSVYLFTNELLDAYKAMKRVFDRVYYFSFPVIGYASPWSFLVGVKGDVDFTRIDLERAKKLELYYYDPERHETLFQMPKYVRDLLEGTQ; this comes from the coding sequence ATGGGATTCAACGAAAAGGAGAGAGCCTTCATAGAGTGGTACCCTCGCGGTTACGGTGTCGGCTTTAAGGTCAAGGAGAGGCTGTTTGAGACCCAGACAAAGTATCAGAGGCTTGAGCTGTACGAAACCGAGGGGTTCGGTAAGCTCCTCGTTCTCGACGGTACGGTTCAGCTCGTGGAGGTCGGCGAGGAGAGCTATCATGAACCGCTGGTTCATCCGGTCATGCTCGCACATCCGAACCCGCGGAGGGTTCTCATCATCGGTGGCGGTGACGGCGGGACACTCAGGGAGGTTCTGAGGCACGAGACCGTTGAGAAAGCCACGATGGTCGAGATAGACGACGGCGTGGTTGAAGCCTCATACCTCTACCTCGATGTCGCCAAAGACCTGCTCGATAGGCTCATAAAGAACGAGGAGCAGAGGGCCGAGCTCATAATTGGGGACGGTGTGAGATACCTCCGGGAGACGGAGGAACGCTTTGACGTAATCATAGTCGACTCCACAGATCCCGTTGGCCCGGCGAAGCTCCTCTTCAGCGAGGAGTTTTACCGGGAGGCCTACGAGAGGCTGAACGATCCGGGAATCTACATCACCCAGGCCGGGAGCGTCTACCTCTTCACGAACGAGCTCCTCGATGCCTATAAGGCCATGAAGAGGGTCTTTGACCGGGTTTACTACTTCAGCTTCCCGGTGATCGGCTACGCATCCCCCTGGAGCTTCCTCGTCGGAGTTAAGGGGGACGTTGACTTCACAAGGATAGACCTGGAGCGGGCGAAAAAACTGGAGCTGTACTACTACGACCCGGAGAGGCATGAGACGCTCTTCCAGATGCCGAAATACGTCAGGGACCTCCTTGAAGGAACCCAGTAA
- a CDS encoding creatininase family protein — MRIEELTWPEFEGIKERVDTVMIPVGSVEAHGRHLPLGTDVFAPVEIAKRVEERLHRLGVEVLIAPPIWYGHTFVLDVYPGTINVAAEALKAYVREIMKEFAAEGFRRIVLLNGHGGNYSPLVLAAEEVAGEFPETEVWLINWWLDFREDILSICSSQGHAGQDETSVMLAIRPELVKMENAQGEKRSSKVRVIKKDIGRELFPDGVNDDPSLATAEKGEAILSVVSEKIARLIAGDT; from the coding sequence ATGAGGATAGAGGAGCTAACATGGCCCGAATTCGAGGGCATCAAGGAGCGTGTTGACACAGTTATGATTCCAGTGGGGAGTGTTGAAGCCCACGGAAGGCATTTGCCCCTTGGAACCGATGTCTTTGCCCCTGTCGAGATAGCAAAGCGGGTTGAGGAGAGACTCCACCGGCTGGGGGTTGAAGTTCTCATAGCGCCACCGATATGGTACGGGCATACCTTCGTTCTCGATGTATATCCTGGAACCATAAACGTGGCCGCCGAGGCACTCAAGGCTTACGTTCGCGAGATAATGAAAGAGTTCGCCGCCGAAGGGTTCAGGAGGATCGTTCTTCTCAACGGGCACGGTGGGAACTACTCGCCGCTGGTTCTCGCGGCAGAGGAAGTTGCCGGAGAGTTCCCTGAGACCGAGGTCTGGCTCATAAACTGGTGGCTGGACTTCCGCGAGGACATACTGAGCATATGCTCCAGCCAGGGACATGCCGGCCAGGACGAGACGTCTGTGATGCTGGCAATAAGGCCGGAGCTCGTGAAGATGGAGAACGCCCAGGGAGAAAAGAGAAGTTCAAAGGTGAGGGTAATCAAAAAGGACATAGGACGGGAACTGTTCCCCGACGGTGTGAACGACGACCCCTCCCTGGCGACGGCGGAGAAGGGGGAGGCGATCCTGAGCGTCGTTAGTGAAAAGATAGCCCGTCTTATAGCGGGGGATACGTGA
- a CDS encoding nucleotide-binding protein, with protein sequence MAVAELRAVIFYDRDGTRYYRCPRCGMLFRNSKDYTRHVNKSHGHLFKK encoded by the coding sequence GTGGCAGTGGCGGAGCTGAGGGCGGTTATATTCTATGACCGCGACGGCACCCGCTACTACCGCTGCCCGCGCTGTGGTATGCTCTTCAGGAACTCCAAGGACTACACGAGGCACGTGAACAAGTCCCACGGCCATCTCTTCAAGAAGTGA
- a CDS encoding cell wall-binding repeat-containing protein yields MIKRALALALILLVFSSFILPFSSAQQGGGEKPEYDLIIVRNDDMIDYIVALPYAKMLDVPILPVNPKELDPGTIVQLQSYAQFGWNHVLIIGDSQAVSDNVQDELLNMGFIVERIGGAVRTETAAKLALHFYPNGADIVVVASSSDYGSALAAARWAMIYGYPLLLTQEDALSDSTANAIKKLNPELVELMGAGMSKDVQKKIEEMGYQTYWVKENLEIRLPEQPKETNWVLIIAAVILSLAVAIPVSLYYAKKRWAANRVPIEVLTEKERIVVKAILEKGGVIKQEELPELTGYSRPTISRIIQELEKKQLVEREKVGKTFIVKLTKEIILRE; encoded by the coding sequence ATGATTAAAAGGGCCTTGGCGTTGGCGCTCATCCTGCTGGTATTCTCATCTTTCATCCTTCCCTTCTCCTCCGCCCAGCAGGGCGGAGGTGAGAAGCCCGAATACGATTTAATAATAGTCCGAAACGACGACATGATTGACTACATCGTCGCACTCCCCTACGCGAAGATGCTCGACGTTCCTATTCTCCCAGTTAACCCAAAAGAGCTTGATCCGGGCACCATAGTCCAGCTCCAGAGCTACGCTCAGTTCGGATGGAACCACGTGCTCATAATAGGCGACTCCCAGGCCGTCAGCGACAACGTCCAGGACGAGCTGCTGAACATGGGCTTCATCGTCGAGAGGATAGGGGGCGCGGTTAGGACGGAGACCGCCGCAAAGCTGGCGCTTCACTTTTATCCTAACGGGGCCGACATAGTCGTCGTCGCCAGCTCCAGCGACTACGGTTCGGCACTGGCGGCGGCGAGGTGGGCGATGATATACGGCTACCCGCTCCTCCTAACCCAGGAGGATGCCCTCTCGGATTCGACGGCCAACGCGATAAAGAAGCTCAACCCGGAGCTCGTGGAGCTGATGGGTGCAGGCATGTCCAAGGACGTCCAGAAGAAGATAGAGGAGATGGGCTATCAGACCTACTGGGTCAAGGAGAACCTGGAGATAAGGCTTCCGGAGCAGCCCAAGGAGACCAACTGGGTGCTGATAATAGCTGCGGTGATACTTTCGCTCGCCGTTGCGATTCCGGTCTCCCTGTACTATGCAAAGAAGCGCTGGGCGGCCAACAGGGTCCCCATCGAGGTGCTGACCGAGAAGGAGCGCATAGTGGTCAAGGCAATCCTTGAGAAGGGGGGCGTTATCAAGCAGGAGGAGTTGCCGGAACTCACGGGCTACTCCAGACCGACTATAAGCAGGATCATTCAGGAGCTCGAAAAGAAGCAGCTCGTCGAGAGGGAGAAAGTCGGGAAGACCTTCATCGTCAAGCTCACGAAGGAGATAATCCTCAGGGAGTAA
- a CDS encoding metal-dependent hydrolase, whose product MVKVKFLGHAAFLIEGSRKILIDPFLTGNPAAAAKPEELEADLILITHAHGDHVGDAAAIARRTGAKIVAMYDIANYLVESEGGITTIGMNYGPTEVDGVKIVQVPAWHSSSDGKYSIGSACGYIVELDGVRIYHAGDTYVFRDMELFAELYGPIDVALLPIGGHFTMGVREAAKAVEFLKPRKVVPMHYNTWPPIAADPEEFRKLVGDKAEVVILKPGETLEL is encoded by the coding sequence ATGGTGAAGGTGAAGTTTCTGGGCCACGCTGCCTTTCTGATCGAGGGTAGCAGGAAGATCCTGATAGACCCGTTCCTGACAGGAAACCCGGCGGCCGCTGCCAAGCCCGAGGAGCTTGAGGCAGACCTGATCCTCATAACCCACGCCCACGGAGACCACGTCGGCGATGCGGCCGCGATAGCCAGGAGAACCGGGGCAAAGATAGTCGCCATGTACGACATAGCCAACTACCTCGTTGAGAGCGAGGGCGGCATAACCACCATCGGCATGAACTACGGTCCGACGGAGGTTGACGGGGTTAAGATCGTCCAAGTTCCGGCCTGGCACTCCAGCAGCGACGGTAAGTACAGCATAGGAAGCGCCTGCGGCTACATCGTCGAGCTCGACGGCGTCAGGATCTACCACGCCGGCGATACCTACGTCTTCAGGGACATGGAGCTCTTCGCCGAGCTTTACGGGCCGATAGACGTTGCCCTGCTCCCGATAGGCGGCCACTTCACGATGGGTGTCAGGGAGGCGGCAAAGGCCGTTGAGTTCCTCAAGCCAAGGAAGGTCGTGCCGATGCACTACAACACCTGGCCCCCGATAGCAGCCGACCCCGAGGAGTTCAGAAAGCTGGTTGGGGATAAGGCAGAGGTGGTAATCCTCAAACCCGGGGAAACCCTGGAGCTTTGA
- a CDS encoding acetate--CoA ligase family protein gives MTFDYFFKPKGIAVIGASNDPLKLGYEVFKNLKDYKDGKVYPVNVKDEVVQGVRAYKNVKDIPDEVDLAVVVVPKRFVKQTVIDCGEKGIKGIILITAGFGEVGEEGKREERELVEIAHRYGMRIVGPNCVGIMNTHNSMNATFVTNAKKGDIAFISQSGALGAGIVYKTVKEGIGFSKFVSIGNMADVDFAEFMEYLADTEEDKAIALYIEGLQNGRAFMEIAKRVTKKKPVIVLKAGKSESGARAASSHTGSLAGSYRIYEAAFKQSGVIVADTIDDMLSMARAFTQPLPKGKRVAIMTNAGGPGVLTADEIDKRGLKLADLEKETIEALRSFLPPMAAVKNPVDMIASARGEDYYKTAKLLLEDPNVDMLISICVVPTFAGMTPTEHAEGVVRAVKEVNNSKPVLGLFMAGYVSEPAKEVLEKAGIPSYERPEDVAAAAYALVEFSKARGVLEEEE, from the coding sequence ATGACGTTTGATTACTTCTTCAAGCCAAAGGGTATAGCTGTTATTGGAGCATCCAACGACCCGCTCAAACTTGGCTACGAGGTCTTCAAGAACCTTAAGGATTACAAAGACGGTAAGGTTTACCCCGTGAACGTCAAGGACGAGGTCGTTCAGGGAGTCAGGGCGTATAAGAACGTAAAGGACATCCCGGACGAGGTTGACCTGGCAGTTGTCGTCGTTCCCAAGCGCTTTGTCAAGCAGACGGTAATCGACTGCGGCGAGAAGGGCATCAAGGGAATAATCCTCATAACGGCCGGCTTCGGTGAGGTCGGAGAGGAGGGCAAGAGAGAAGAGCGCGAGCTCGTTGAGATAGCCCACAGATACGGCATGCGCATAGTCGGCCCCAACTGCGTCGGTATAATGAACACCCACAACTCCATGAACGCGACCTTCGTGACCAACGCGAAGAAGGGGGACATAGCCTTCATAAGCCAGAGTGGCGCCCTTGGAGCGGGCATAGTATACAAGACGGTCAAGGAGGGAATAGGCTTCTCCAAGTTCGTCAGCATAGGCAACATGGCCGATGTGGACTTCGCCGAGTTCATGGAGTACCTCGCCGATACGGAGGAGGACAAGGCAATCGCGCTCTACATCGAGGGCCTGCAGAACGGAAGGGCCTTCATGGAGATAGCCAAGCGCGTCACCAAGAAGAAGCCGGTCATAGTTCTCAAGGCAGGCAAGAGCGAGAGCGGGGCCAGAGCCGCTTCGAGCCACACGGGTTCTCTCGCCGGTTCTTACAGGATATACGAGGCGGCCTTCAAGCAGAGCGGCGTCATAGTCGCCGATACGATAGACGATATGCTCAGCATGGCCCGCGCCTTCACCCAGCCACTGCCGAAGGGCAAGCGCGTCGCCATAATGACCAACGCAGGCGGGCCGGGAGTCCTCACCGCGGACGAGATAGACAAGCGCGGACTAAAGCTCGCCGACCTTGAGAAAGAGACAATTGAGGCTCTCAGGTCGTTCCTTCCACCGATGGCCGCCGTGAAGAACCCGGTCGACATGATCGCAAGCGCCCGCGGGGAGGACTACTACAAAACGGCAAAGCTCCTCCTTGAGGACCCCAACGTTGACATGCTCATAAGCATATGCGTCGTTCCGACCTTCGCGGGCATGACGCCAACTGAGCACGCGGAGGGCGTTGTGAGGGCTGTTAAAGAGGTCAACAACAGCAAGCCGGTTCTCGGCCTGTTCATGGCAGGCTACGTGAGCGAGCCCGCGAAGGAGGTCCTTGAGAAGGCAGGCATTCCAAGCTACGAGAGGCCGGAGGACGTCGCCGCTGCAGCCTACGCCCTCGTCGAGTTTTCAAAGGCTAGGGGAGTATTGGAGGAAGAGGAATGA